In Kutzneria kofuensis, the DNA window CCCGATCTCCCGATTCGACGCCGACCAGCTGTTCACCTTCATCTGAACGCCCACCCGGGAAGCAAAATCCACGACACAGAGCTCGTAACACGATCTTGCCGCGGTTGCCGGCGTGCAGCCGCCGCCGTTCGTGGCAGCCACCTCAGGCCTTGGCCGGATGGTCGGTGAACCCGGATCGAAAAAGGAGTTGATCACCTTGGACGGACAGGAGCTGCAGAAGGTCGCGGGCGACTGCGCCGCGGAACTGCCCGGCGTCGACCTGGAGCATCGTGTCGGGCCTGACTGGACGGTCTACAAGGTGCGCGGCAAGGTCTTCATGCTCATGACCGACATGCCGGGGCGCCCCGTCGTGATCCTGAAAGCTGCTCCGGACGACGCCGCGGCCCTGCGTGAGCAGTA includes these proteins:
- a CDS encoding MmcQ/YjbR family DNA-binding protein, coding for MQPPPFVAATSGLGRMVGEPGSKKELITLDGQELQKVAGDCAAELPGVDLEHRVGPDWTVYKVRGKVFMLMTDMPGRPVVILKAAPDDAAALREQYADITPGYHMNKKHWITAEGGGAIDEKLVKELVIDSYRLVVGGLPKAEQPVDPRTYDRRA